Proteins co-encoded in one Nicotiana sylvestris chromosome 7, ASM39365v2, whole genome shotgun sequence genomic window:
- the LOC104226727 gene encoding uncharacterized protein — protein sequence MSASSNSPNQVDQTLDDSSNPNEPHKDDNNNNPTSQSHSQPQILEPLNPTNQENPQNQETPEVILDEKDQENPDQKISGAADTFPNFSLNVVLPIADSIEVSVPDPPLMSPTTTTTTHKRIKRKKSKASTKKLQAIEKRLQTLKENLKPLPFCPSKILDFARHEKLLRRLGLWDFVHIEFDRDLRVDLIAQLIATYDSKLRYSYVNDFRILVNRADLARALKLPVKKDRGSVDGLDLDADALSEESIGFLEDFVSIWVLLHEDTFIMPNEVLNWIKTIKDGHPERVDWAGLFWFMVEKELMKGDQLVDCYYAAHLQYLIKSQREEVLFGEEPEKMEFEVAVKEEDDCVNEDNAKVGSSSEAQQEDRALDEGLNFELTLGQDLGQKKEGKDVEMMDVEEQKEEEEGEEEKHRLFYERTDANEPLLQKCKMQEAVSLDNDDEKKEDDELADDEEEEEEGAERDEGEDGFDVMPSDDTLIGDGLTGNLLQTMETTQIAFTSQGQLHDQSSVELLASRAEMHTSGSFFGSGSKRGIEIEPDHSLNGSNKRLRNEGAWDQKPLDFGSCMEQMQQLMMRARMMYESKEQNEEQFNMNQQLLINELHKRDSVIEHLHKSKYEEVQRKDEEICRLERELFIMGNILDGYRKALKDMQKQFSEYRQKFQLPEEPYYKDAGPGGLMLSAAEIEKLRLKQEEENRSICLLLEQKAKEAEEEYASQFEVCIDKVQMLDKRLMNLEDTMKDLKNLRAKSKVPKSEDEISETPDCPPNE from the coding sequence ATGTCAGCCTCCTCTAATTCCCCAAATCAAGTAGACCAAACCCTAGATGATTCCTCCAACCCAAATGAACCACACAaagacgacaacaacaacaacccaacttCACAATCTCACTCTCAACCCCAAATCTTGGAACCCCTTAACCCTACAAACCAAGAAAATCCACAAAATCAAGAAACCCCAGAAGTGATTCTTGACGAAAAAGACCAAGAAAACCCTGATCAAAAAATTTCAGGTGCGGCTGATACATTCCCTAATTTCTCTTTAAATGTGGTTTTACCGATTGCTGACTCAATAGAAGTAAGTGTCCCTGACCCTCCACTAATGTCacccactactactactactacccaCAAGCGCATCAAGCGTAAGAAGAGTAAAGCCAGCACTAAGAAGTTACAAGCCATTGAAAAAAGACTTCAAACACTTAAGGAGAACTTAAAGCCTCTTCCTTTTTGCCCTTCCAAGATTCTTGATTTTGCTAGGCATGAGAAGTTACTGAGGCGTTTAGGGTTATGGGATTTTGTACATATAGAATTCGATCGTGATTTAAGGGTTGATTTGATTGCACAGTTAATTGCTACTTATGATTCCAAATTGAGGTATAGTTATGTTAATGATTTTAGAATCTTGGTTAATCGGGCTGATTTAGCCCGGGCACTTAAGCTGCCTGTGAAGAAGGACAGAGGTAGTGTTGATGGTCTGGACTTGGATGCTGATGCATTGTCTGAGGAATCGATAGGTTTTCTTGAGGATTTTGTGTCGATTTGGGTGCTTTTGCATGAAGACACATTTATAATGCCTAATGAGGTCTTGAATTGGATTAAGACTATAAAAGATGGGCACCCTGAGAGAGTGGATTGGGCTGGATTGTTCTGGTTCATGGTTGAGAAGGAATTGATGAAAGGGGACCAATTAGTGGACTGTTATTATGCTGCACATTTGCAGTACTTGATAAAGTCACAGCGTGAGGAGGTATTGTTTGGTGAAGAGCCGGAAAAAATGGAGTTTGAAGTCGCTGTGAAGGAGGAGGATGACTGTGTTAACGAGGACAATGCAAAAGTTGGTAGCTCAAGTGAAGCTCAACAAGAGGATAGAGCTTTAGATGAGGGACTGaattttgagttgactttgggGCAGGACCTTGGCCAGAAGAAAGAGGGAAAGGATGTGGAGATGATGGATGTTGAGGAACAAAAGGaagaggaggagggggaggaagagaAACATCGGCTTTTTTATGAGAGAACAGATGCAAATGAGCCCTTGTTACAGAAATGTAAGATGCAGGAAGCGGTGTCTTTGGATAATGATGATGAGAAGAAAGAAGACGATGAGTTGGCAGatgatgaggaggaggaggaggaaggagCGGAGAGGGATGAGGGTGAAGATGGATTTGATGTTATGCCTAGTGATGATACTCTTATTGGGGATGGATTGACAGGAAATCTACTTCAAACGATGGAAACTACACAGATCGCATTTACGTCACAGGGGCAACTTCACGATCAGTCTTCAGTTGAGCTTCTTGCATCTAGAGCTGAGATGCATACAAGTGGTTCATTTTTTGGTAGTGGAAGTAAGAGAGGGATTGAGATTGAGCCTGACCATTCTCTCAATGGCAGCAACAAGAGGTTGAGGAATGAGGGTGCATGGGACCAGAAGCCATTAGATTTTGGTTCATGCATGGAGCAAATGCAGCAGCTAATGATGAGGGCCAGGATGATGTATGAGTCTAAAGAACAGAATGAGGAGCAATTCAACATGAACCAGCAACTTCTGATCAACGAATTGCATAAAAGGGACAGTGTAATTGAACACTTGCATAAGTCTAAATATGAAGAAGTACAAAGGAAAGACGAAGAGATTTGTCGTCTTGAACGGGAGCTTTTTATAATGGGAAATATTTTGGATGGTTACAGGAAGGCATTGAAGGATATGCAGAAGCAGTTCTCCGAGTATAGGCAAAAGTTCCAGCTGCCTGAAGAACCATATTACAAAGATGCTGGTCCTGGAGGTCTAATGTTGAGCGCTGCTGAAATCGAAAAGCTACGCCTCAAGCAAGAGGAAGAAAATCGATCCATTTGTTTGCTTTTGGAACAAAAAGCAAAAGAAGCGGAGGAAGAATATGCTAGTCAGTTTGAGGTTTGTATTGATAAGGTTCAGATGCTGGATAAGAGGTTGATGAACCTTGAAGATACAATGAAGGACCTGAAAAACTTGAGGGCAAAAAGCAAAGTTCCGAAAAGCGAGGATGAAATATCAGAAACTCCCGACTGCCCTCCAAATGAATGA